The proteins below are encoded in one region of Flavobacteriales bacterium:
- a CDS encoding kazal domain protein has protein sequence MKNSYFLPLIITSFILGLTIISCKKDCFDQALYDASKNQGCTTDCPGVTGCDGKTYCNECEANRHGIRVE, from the coding sequence ATGAAAAATTCTTATTTCCTACCGCTGATCATCACCTCATTCATCTTAGGTCTTACGATCATCTCCTGTAAGAAAGATTGCTTTGACCAAGCATTGTATGATGCATCCAAAAACCAAGGATGCACCACGGATTGCCCAGGGGTGACGGGCTGCGATGGCAAAACCTATTGCAACGAGTGCGAAGCAAACCGCCACGGCATCCGCGTGGAATAA
- a CDS encoding PAS domain S-box protein: protein MKGSLRILLLEDSHSDAQLIRDVLKNSDLAFNLNHVDCKKEYELALQNPWDVILCDYSLPGYDALGAFRKLVTRGLGGKIPFIVITGTLTDNTANEMLDIGIDDYLLKDRLARLPHAIHKQLQQRETDAQLDAQEKVSNMTTERYQTITDHSDDLITVVDALGTYVFVSKTSERMLGFRPDELLGRSGYELIPESDLEYVSRKHQAMLRSKETIVVGHGILRKDGSVIDVESSASPVIDKETGVLKEIIVIARDVSERNKERKRLDRIRRLFAEAQHMANFGNWNYDVSSYALYWSDSLRDICGVPRDVKADFDLFKSIIHPDDREHMLQGMEKVQNEGTDMESLFKIIRPDGTERILRSKTHAETDMDGKPSRLYGVIQDVTDVKRAQYELKRTLGELEQRVDERTASLAQKNQEITDSIRYAERLVRSVQPDERLFERHFQEHFIFNRPLNIIGGDFYWLHKSRKQIMLACADCTGHGVPGAFMSLLGSDLLNHIVVNQEWRHPSLVLELLDTELENRFKNGTELVNDGMDVAFCTIDTKENRLQFSGAMNPVVIVGKQGVRVLKGSRYSLGAYISSASKSFETHEVEFEKGDMLYLFSDGFQDQFGGPNDKRFMVKQLKELFEQIHQLPTEEQLDAVTRSFESWKGDNEQIDDVLVMGVRL, encoded by the coding sequence ATGAAAGGATCTTTACGAATACTGTTGCTTGAAGACTCGCACTCGGATGCTCAACTGATCCGTGATGTTCTTAAGAACAGTGACCTGGCCTTCAACCTGAACCACGTTGATTGTAAGAAGGAATATGAGCTGGCCCTTCAGAATCCTTGGGATGTCATACTCTGCGATTATTCCCTGCCAGGGTACGATGCATTGGGTGCATTCCGGAAGCTGGTCACACGTGGCCTTGGTGGGAAAATCCCATTCATAGTGATCACGGGGACGCTGACCGACAATACAGCGAATGAAATGCTGGACATTGGCATCGATGATTATCTACTGAAGGACCGACTCGCAAGGCTTCCTCATGCGATCCACAAACAGTTGCAGCAACGGGAAACGGATGCACAACTGGATGCTCAGGAAAAGGTATCCAATATGACGACCGAACGGTACCAAACGATCACTGATCATTCAGATGACCTTATCACCGTTGTTGACGCCCTCGGAACCTATGTCTTCGTATCAAAGACCAGTGAACGGATGTTGGGATTCCGTCCCGATGAACTGCTTGGTCGGTCAGGATATGAACTGATCCCTGAATCCGATCTGGAGTATGTGAGCAGAAAGCATCAGGCCATGCTCCGCTCAAAGGAAACCATTGTGGTCGGTCACGGCATACTCCGAAAAGATGGGTCGGTCATTGATGTCGAATCCTCAGCAAGTCCGGTCATAGACAAAGAGACCGGAGTATTGAAGGAGATCATTGTCATTGCCCGAGACGTATCTGAACGAAACAAGGAACGCAAAAGGCTTGATAGGATCAGACGTCTCTTTGCGGAGGCTCAGCACATGGCCAATTTCGGTAACTGGAACTATGATGTCTCTTCCTACGCGCTTTACTGGTCCGATTCGCTCCGTGATATCTGCGGTGTACCGAGGGACGTGAAAGCGGACTTTGACCTCTTCAAGTCCATCATTCACCCTGATGATAGAGAACACATGCTTCAAGGTATGGAGAAGGTGCAGAATGAGGGGACTGATATGGAGTCACTGTTCAAAATAATTCGTCCTGATGGAACGGAGCGGATACTGAGGTCGAAAACCCATGCAGAAACTGACATGGACGGAAAGCCCTCACGTCTGTATGGGGTGATACAGGACGTGACCGATGTCAAGCGGGCCCAATATGAACTGAAGAGAACATTAGGCGAGCTAGAACAACGTGTTGATGAACGGACCGCTTCACTCGCACAGAAAAATCAGGAAATCACGGACAGCATCCGATATGCTGAGCGTCTGGTCAGATCTGTTCAACCTGACGAACGGCTCTTTGAACGTCACTTTCAGGAACATTTCATTTTTAACCGCCCGCTGAACATCATTGGAGGAGACTTCTACTGGTTGCATAAATCAAGAAAACAGATCATGCTCGCATGCGCTGACTGTACAGGCCATGGAGTACCTGGTGCATTCATGAGTCTTTTAGGTTCTGACCTACTCAACCATATTGTGGTGAATCAGGAATGGCGACACCCATCACTTGTGTTGGAACTTTTGGACACAGAACTTGAGAACCGATTCAAGAACGGTACCGAATTGGTAAATGACGGCATGGATGTGGCATTCTGCACTATTGACACGAAGGAGAACAGGCTTCAATTCTCAGGGGCGATGAACCCAGTTGTCATTGTAGGCAAACAAGGGGTACGGGTTCTAAAAGGAAGCAGGTATTCTCTGGGTGCATATATCAGTTCGGCCAGTAAGAGTTTTGAGACGCATGAGGTCGAATTTGAGAAAGGAGATATGCTATACCTCTTTTCCGATGGGTTTCAGGATCAGTTCGGTGGTCCGAATGACAAACGGTTCATGGTGAAACAGCTAAAAGAACTGTTTGAGCAGATACATCAATTGCCTACAGAAGAGCAATTGGATGCTGTGACCCGCTCCTTTGAATCATGGAAAGGAGATAATGAACAGATCGATGATGTGCTTGTAATGGGAGTTCGCCTGTAA
- a CDS encoding PAS domain S-box protein — MDKDVLKILLLEDNEYDAKLVADHLEQSEFRFKLKHVTDRKHFLEALHKWKPDLILSDFNLPDYTGVEAFKEMKKKGHRIPFILLTGTLDDKLTAELTKNHIDDYLLKDRLSRLPLAIQKVFDHHVSDTQIDVFRESALMSEQKYKLLTESSTDVISIHSIEGVYSYCSPACKETLGFTVDELLGQDIFEYVHPDDVAELTQKLNTLIKKGIKASTTFRFQKKDGTYSWMEGVALPIRDNGSETTSNMMVVLRDISERKHAELEAQEQRELIERIYAASLDAVVIIDKEGIITKWDAKAEALFGWDEAEVKDRRLSETIIPERHRTAHEQGMKHYLKTGEGPVLNRTIEVNALKKDGTEIDVSLSITPSQLNGEPHFIGFIRDVSERKRAEKQREFDKSNLRSLINNTKDRMWSVDRNYRLITCNQRFEEVMKAYSGQELKAGDNVLSGIMSAEQSEYFKTLYERAFSGETFTEVIHADAPVQRWSEISCYPIWQNDKVIGTACYSRDITEKLRAEKELKHSERRLKEAQAIAHVGSWELSFATGVAIWSEEACRIYGLNTEETEQSYESWLSFIHPDDLKFVQESIDRSNETFSDTVMDHRIVRKDGTVRHIHATTKFDFDEQGKPVGLYGTTHDITEQKLAEKKTRDSEYGLKMAQAIAHVGSWEVDMKNGLVQKWSDELFNIYGLDNESERTLDLFLSVIHPEDAVFVTQSVSETFETLKDTVFDYRVIRKSDGARRHCHSETRFDFDSQGKPIRLYGIVQDVTELKLAQQQLEKTLAELEDRVEERTQELAEKNKDILDSIEYSKHIQQAILPKIEDCQKIFPDSFVLWMPRDVVSGDFLWCHFDEQYDFVAVADCTGHGVPGALMSIIANQLLERVVANYRFTRPRDILFHLNEAVIAALQQETGIVKDGMDIALCRVDRINNRLVFAGANLSLFHYDGSQLNELKGSRHGIGGIVTGSGLKRFAETEIPFKKGDRIYLSSDGYYSQFGGENGKKMMKKNMAKHFSNAAEHPISEQQQLLKEYYQTWQKDEIQIDDVLVLGIQL, encoded by the coding sequence ATGGATAAAGATGTCCTGAAAATTCTACTACTGGAAGATAACGAGTATGATGCAAAGCTTGTAGCTGACCACTTGGAACAATCTGAATTTCGCTTCAAACTAAAACACGTTACGGATCGAAAGCACTTTTTAGAAGCCTTGCACAAGTGGAAGCCAGATCTGATACTCAGTGATTTCAATCTTCCTGACTATACAGGTGTAGAAGCGTTTAAAGAGATGAAGAAAAAGGGTCATCGAATTCCTTTTATTCTTTTAACGGGCACGCTGGATGATAAACTAACCGCTGAACTGACCAAAAATCACATTGATGATTACCTGTTAAAAGATAGACTATCGCGCTTGCCTTTGGCGATACAAAAGGTTTTTGACCACCATGTTTCGGACACTCAAATAGATGTGTTCAGGGAATCGGCATTGATGTCTGAGCAGAAGTACAAGCTGCTTACGGAATCCTCTACGGATGTCATCTCCATACACAGCATTGAGGGAGTCTATTCCTACTGTTCTCCCGCCTGTAAAGAAACCCTTGGATTTACGGTTGATGAGCTTCTGGGTCAGGACATCTTTGAATATGTTCACCCAGATGATGTTGCAGAACTGACCCAGAAACTCAATACACTTATCAAGAAGGGAATCAAAGCTTCAACAACCTTCCGTTTTCAAAAAAAAGACGGGACCTATAGTTGGATGGAAGGGGTTGCCCTACCCATTCGTGACAATGGTTCGGAAACGACATCGAATATGATGGTGGTGCTTCGCGACATCAGCGAACGAAAACATGCTGAACTGGAGGCACAGGAGCAGCGCGAATTGATCGAACGTATTTATGCAGCTTCGTTAGATGCGGTGGTTATAATAGATAAGGAGGGGATCATTACCAAGTGGGATGCAAAAGCAGAAGCACTTTTCGGCTGGGATGAAGCAGAGGTCAAGGACAGACGATTGTCCGAAACAATCATCCCAGAGCGCCATCGTACTGCCCATGAGCAAGGTATGAAACACTACCTCAAAACAGGAGAAGGCCCCGTTCTGAACAGAACCATTGAGGTCAATGCCTTGAAGAAAGATGGGACAGAGATCGATGTTTCCTTAAGCATCACCCCCTCGCAGTTGAACGGGGAGCCGCATTTTATCGGATTTATCCGTGATGTATCTGAACGTAAACGGGCTGAAAAACAACGCGAGTTCGACAAAAGCAACCTCAGATCCCTCATTAACAATACCAAAGACCGCATGTGGAGTGTGGATAGAAATTACAGGTTGATCACATGCAATCAGCGTTTTGAGGAGGTCATGAAAGCATATTCTGGGCAGGAGTTGAAAGCGGGTGACAATGTTTTGTCGGGGATTATGTCGGCAGAGCAATCCGAATATTTCAAGACACTCTATGAACGAGCCTTCTCAGGGGAAACATTTACTGAGGTGATTCATGCAGATGCTCCCGTTCAGCGCTGGTCAGAGATCTCCTGTTATCCAATATGGCAGAACGACAAGGTAATAGGCACGGCCTGCTACTCGCGAGACATTACTGAAAAATTACGGGCGGAAAAAGAACTCAAGCATAGTGAAAGACGATTGAAAGAGGCGCAAGCCATTGCCCACGTGGGCAGTTGGGAACTGAGCTTTGCCACGGGTGTTGCCATTTGGTCCGAGGAGGCCTGTAGGATATACGGCCTGAATACTGAAGAGACCGAACAGTCTTATGAAAGTTGGTTGTCCTTTATCCATCCTGATGACCTGAAATTTGTACAGGAAAGTATTGACCGATCGAATGAAACCTTTAGCGATACGGTTATGGATCACCGAATTGTTCGAAAGGACGGTACGGTCAGGCACATTCATGCCACCACGAAGTTTGACTTTGACGAGCAGGGGAAGCCAGTCGGTCTGTATGGAACTACCCATGATATTACCGAACAAAAACTTGCCGAAAAGAAAACCAGGGATAGTGAGTATGGTCTTAAGATGGCTCAGGCCATTGCGCATGTGGGCAGCTGGGAGGTGGATATGAAAAATGGTCTTGTCCAGAAATGGTCAGATGAGCTCTTCAACATCTATGGCCTTGACAACGAATCGGAAAGGACATTGGATCTGTTTTTGTCGGTCATTCACCCAGAAGATGCTGTATTTGTAACGCAAAGCGTTTCGGAGACTTTTGAGACGTTGAAGGATACCGTTTTCGATTATCGGGTCATTCGGAAATCGGACGGTGCCCGGCGCCATTGCCATTCAGAAACCCGATTTGACTTTGACAGTCAGGGAAAGCCGATACGCCTATACGGAATTGTGCAGGATGTAACGGAGCTTAAACTGGCCCAACAGCAATTGGAAAAGACCTTGGCCGAGTTGGAAGACCGTGTGGAGGAACGTACTCAAGAACTGGCAGAAAAAAACAAGGACATCCTCGACAGCATTGAATATTCAAAACACATACAGCAGGCCATTTTGCCGAAGATCGAAGACTGTCAGAAGATATTCCCCGACTCGTTTGTACTGTGGATGCCGCGGGATGTTGTAAGTGGCGATTTTCTGTGGTGTCATTTTGATGAGCAATATGATTTTGTGGCTGTAGCAGATTGTACAGGCCATGGCGTTCCAGGGGCGTTGATGAGCATCATTGCCAACCAACTGCTGGAAAGGGTGGTTGCCAATTATAGGTTTACCCGACCCAGAGACATCCTATTTCATTTGAATGAGGCCGTGATCGCGGCCCTGCAACAGGAAACAGGCATTGTAAAGGACGGAATGGACATTGCGTTGTGCCGCGTAGATAGGATCAACAACAGGTTGGTGTTTGCAGGCGCGAACCTATCACTATTTCATTATGACGGCAGCCAGTTGAATGAACTGAAGGGCAGCCGACACGGCATTGGTGGAATAGTTACCGGTAGTGGACTGAAGCGTTTTGCTGAAACGGAGATCCCGTTCAAAAAAGGTGACCGCATCTATCTCAGTTCCGATGGTTACTATTCTCAGTTCGGTGGTGAGAACGGAAAAAAGATGATGAAAAAGAACATGGCCAAGCATTTTTCCAATGCTGCCGAACACCCTATATCTGAACAACAACAGCTATTAAAGGAGTATTACCAAACTTGGCAAAAGGATGAGATACAAATTGATGATGTTCTTGTACTGGGAATTCAGCTTTGA
- a CDS encoding protein-glutamate O-methyltransferase CheR gives MEIELLLEAVFRKYGYDFREYSKAHVKRRVLSRLRLSRIESVSMMQHLVLHDADFAALLLKDLSINVTEMFRDPNFYKAIRETVVPILKTWSYIKLWHAGCSTGEEVYSMAILLKEEGLYDRTQIYATDFNHHVLKHAKEGIYPAELMKKYAKNYQDSGAKGSFSDYYHAQYDSAIMDASLKKNIVWANHNLVTDSDFAETQMVVCRNVLIYFNKELQNKVHGLFHNSLVNGGILCLGNKESLQFSEYQSHFDVLDKKQKIYKKKYR, from the coding sequence CTGGAGATCGAGCTGTTGCTGGAAGCGGTTTTCCGAAAATATGGCTACGATTTCCGTGAGTATTCCAAGGCACACGTGAAACGAAGGGTTCTCAGCCGTTTGCGCCTCAGCCGAATAGAGAGCGTAAGCATGATGCAGCATCTGGTATTGCATGATGCGGATTTTGCAGCACTTCTACTCAAGGATCTGAGCATCAACGTAACAGAAATGTTCCGTGACCCGAACTTTTACAAGGCCATCAGAGAGACAGTGGTCCCCATCCTCAAAACATGGTCATACATTAAATTGTGGCATGCAGGATGCAGCACGGGCGAAGAGGTCTATTCCATGGCCATTCTGCTTAAGGAAGAAGGACTGTATGATCGGACACAGATCTATGCCACCGACTTCAACCATCATGTTCTTAAGCATGCCAAAGAGGGTATTTACCCTGCGGAACTGATGAAAAAGTACGCGAAGAATTACCAAGATTCTGGGGCAAAAGGCTCTTTTTCAGACTACTACCATGCGCAGTACGATTCGGCCATTATGGATGCCTCATTGAAGAAGAATATCGTGTGGGCCAACCACAACTTGGTGACCGATAGTGATTTCGCAGAAACCCAGATGGTGGTGTGCCGCAATGTGCTCATCTATTTCAATAAAGAACTACAGAATAAGGTACACGGACTGTTTCACAACAGTTTGGTGAACGGTGGCATCCTCTGCTTGGGAAATAAGGAAAGTCTGCAATTCTCGGAGTACCAATCTCATTTCGATGTATTGGACAAGAAGCAGAAGATCTATAAGAAGAAGTACAGATGA
- a CDS encoding chemotaxis protein CheB: MNGQVTYQAIVLGASAGGMAVVKNLVTSLPKDFSMALLIVQHIGDTSDGIWAQLLNDKSQVFVKEADEKESVKEGTVYLAPANYHLLVEPDHTLTLTVDERVNYARPSIDVLFETAAEAYGKHLIGIVCTGGNFDGAKGLAYIKEKGGLTIVQDPETAETPAMPKAALQATEVDHVLNMQDITELLLQIDHQQSKSK, encoded by the coding sequence ATGAACGGGCAGGTAACATATCAGGCCATCGTGCTGGGTGCTTCCGCTGGAGGAATGGCGGTTGTGAAGAATCTGGTCACCTCCCTGCCAAAGGATTTTTCTATGGCCTTGCTCATCGTTCAGCACATAGGAGATACTTCTGATGGAATTTGGGCGCAACTGCTGAACGACAAAAGTCAGGTTTTTGTAAAAGAGGCAGACGAAAAGGAGTCTGTGAAGGAAGGAACCGTGTATCTGGCACCAGCCAATTATCATCTTCTCGTTGAACCCGACCATACGTTGACGCTAACGGTTGATGAGCGGGTAAACTATGCACGTCCATCCATTGATGTGCTGTTTGAAACGGCCGCTGAAGCGTATGGCAAACACCTTATTGGTATTGTTTGCACGGGAGGAAACTTCGATGGCGCCAAAGGACTCGCCTACATCAAAGAAAAGGGAGGATTGACCATTGTGCAGGATCCTGAGACAGCCGAAACCCCTGCCATGCCCAAGGCCGCCTTGCAGGCAACCGAGGTAGACCACGTGCTGAACATGCAGGACATCACCGAACTGTTACTTCAAATAGACCATCAACAATCAAAGAGCAAATGA
- a CDS encoding response regulator, with protein sequence MNFRIDTLGKKIGLGYLMMAVTLSIAVLITIGQVKDVNSLSSFLKDQRQPSSRADLELMNGINHSIASLRGWILLKRDTFKRERQIAWKEEIRESIGQMDNLSMSWTNAENTRRLSVLKPMIDQLDIYQQQVEDIALTDQDSAVALMDTKVLPLNKEIRGVLDELMDDHERLMLADFETINNRIGLLSNIEWLLLAVGIFISGLLAWLITGSITRPVANAVAVAQNIGAGDLNTDVNVEGSRELETLGGALVEMRDSLKQKTAEADRYEWLSTGQNKLNEAMRGDLDVKDLSNAIVAFLCNYVKASIGSVYLINDAGNELALAGQYALENEKANKRFKLGEGLIGQVAKDRQTVSVSELTEEDIRVRSSLLDALPRSVVVVPFLFEGNVLGVVELGKFDDFNSTQQEFLESNMEAIGIALNSAIARTKIRELLEETQRQSEELQQQQEELQQSNEELEEQTQKLKEQQEELQAANEELEEQTQIVEEKNRGLEAARTDIELKAKQLEVSSKYKSEFLANMSHELRTPLNSLLILSNDLAANKEGNLNEEQIESAQIVSKSGYDLLNLINEILDLSKIEAGKMDLNLNETVVSEIAEDIKRNFKRSAEEKGLVLNVEVDGALPAKINTDRQRLDQIIKNMISNAIKFTDNGSVTVNLQRDAGDQLAISVKDTGIGIPKDKLDVVFEAFQQADGGTSRKYGGTGLGLSISRELAKLLGGRITLRSVVGEGSTFTLIIPLNAVEKPVQQASAPVSEPFAKPMLQKESKFLNYPTIADDRENIGSDDHVILIIEDDMDFAKVLAHQAKEKGFKFLSASTGEDGLKLAEMFFPVAIILDMELPGVNGHVVLKELKSTPNLRHIPVHIISAEEKTLDPIRSGAVEYLTKPVTKDQLDDAFGRIEDLASRKMKNLLVIEDNDDLRKAIVKLIGNGDVKSFEAGTAKEALDVFSKETVDCIVLDIGLPDMSGFELIKELEKQFDGRVPPIIVYTGKELSRKENEELQQYAETIIVKGVKSEERLLDETALFLHRTVRNLPEKTQKVIAGLYDKETMFNGKKVLVVDDDMRNVFALSKVLKEKGLEIVKAENGKVALEALDGEPDIDIVLMDIMMPEMDGYECMQEIRKQKRFKDLPILALTAKAMKEDRQKCIDAGANDYITKPVDVERLLSLMRIWIKR encoded by the coding sequence ATGAATTTTAGGATAGATACACTTGGTAAGAAAATCGGACTGGGTTACCTCATGATGGCCGTTACCCTTTCGATTGCCGTGCTCATTACTATCGGTCAGGTCAAAGATGTCAATTCGTTGTCCTCGTTTCTCAAAGATCAGCGTCAACCATCTTCTCGGGCAGACCTGGAATTGATGAATGGCATCAATCATAGCATTGCATCGCTACGTGGCTGGATCCTATTAAAGCGTGATACCTTTAAAAGGGAGCGGCAAATTGCCTGGAAAGAAGAGATACGTGAATCGATCGGGCAAATGGACAACCTTTCTATGAGTTGGACCAATGCAGAGAATACGAGGCGTCTTTCGGTCTTGAAACCGATGATCGACCAGTTGGACATCTACCAGCAACAGGTTGAAGATATTGCCTTGACCGATCAAGACTCTGCCGTGGCGCTGATGGACACAAAGGTACTCCCGCTCAACAAGGAAATTCGAGGCGTACTGGATGAACTCATGGATGATCATGAGCGACTCATGTTGGCGGATTTCGAAACGATAAACAACCGAATTGGTCTTCTCTCAAACATTGAATGGCTTTTACTTGCAGTTGGCATTTTCATAAGTGGTTTACTGGCATGGCTGATCACAGGATCCATTACAAGACCTGTGGCAAATGCGGTTGCAGTGGCACAGAACATCGGAGCTGGAGATCTGAACACGGATGTGAACGTGGAAGGCTCGAGGGAACTGGAAACATTGGGCGGTGCCCTTGTTGAAATGCGGGATTCATTGAAGCAAAAGACCGCAGAGGCCGACCGTTACGAATGGTTAAGCACGGGGCAGAACAAACTCAATGAGGCCATGCGGGGTGATTTAGATGTCAAAGACCTTTCGAACGCCATTGTTGCCTTCCTATGTAATTACGTAAAAGCATCCATCGGAAGTGTTTACCTGATAAATGATGCAGGCAATGAGCTCGCACTTGCGGGGCAATATGCACTTGAAAATGAGAAGGCAAACAAGCGCTTCAAACTTGGTGAAGGACTCATTGGCCAAGTTGCAAAAGATCGGCAAACCGTATCGGTCTCAGAGTTGACGGAAGAGGATATCCGCGTGCGTTCGTCTCTGTTGGATGCTCTGCCAAGGAGTGTTGTTGTGGTGCCGTTTCTGTTTGAAGGAAACGTGTTGGGGGTTGTGGAACTTGGAAAGTTCGATGATTTCAATTCTACACAACAGGAATTCTTGGAATCGAACATGGAAGCGATAGGCATTGCGCTGAACTCTGCCATTGCACGCACCAAGATCCGAGAATTGCTTGAAGAAACCCAACGGCAAAGTGAAGAATTGCAGCAGCAACAGGAAGAACTGCAGCAGAGCAATGAAGAGCTGGAGGAACAGACACAAAAACTGAAAGAACAACAGGAAGAACTTCAGGCCGCCAACGAGGAATTGGAAGAGCAGACACAGATCGTAGAAGAGAAGAACCGAGGTCTTGAAGCAGCAAGAACCGACATTGAACTGAAGGCCAAGCAACTGGAAGTGAGCAGTAAGTATAAGAGTGAGTTTCTGGCCAACATGAGCCACGAACTGCGCACCCCGCTGAACAGCCTGTTGATCCTATCTAACGACCTGGCCGCCAACAAGGAAGGTAACCTGAACGAAGAACAGATTGAAAGTGCACAGATCGTATCAAAAAGCGGTTACGACCTGCTCAACCTGATCAATGAGATCCTGGATCTGAGCAAGATTGAGGCTGGCAAGATGGATCTGAATCTCAATGAGACGGTTGTTTCGGAGATTGCTGAAGACATTAAACGGAACTTTAAGCGCTCAGCAGAAGAAAAGGGTCTTGTGCTGAACGTTGAGGTGGACGGTGCTCTTCCTGCAAAGATCAATACAGATCGACAGCGTCTCGATCAGATCATCAAGAACATGATAAGCAATGCCATCAAGTTCACCGATAACGGGTCGGTAACGGTCAACCTGCAACGTGATGCTGGAGATCAGTTGGCCATTTCTGTGAAAGACACGGGCATCGGTATTCCGAAAGATAAACTCGATGTCGTGTTCGAGGCGTTCCAACAGGCAGATGGCGGAACTTCGCGCAAGTACGGAGGAACGGGTCTGGGGCTTTCCATATCGCGAGAACTGGCCAAACTCTTGGGAGGCCGTATTACACTAAGAAGTGTTGTGGGCGAGGGTTCCACATTCACGTTGATCATTCCGCTGAATGCGGTGGAGAAACCCGTGCAACAGGCGTCAGCACCTGTTTCGGAGCCTTTCGCCAAACCAATGCTGCAAAAGGAAAGTAAATTCCTCAACTACCCGACCATTGCAGACGATCGGGAGAATATCGGATCTGACGACCATGTCATTCTCATTATTGAAGACGATATGGATTTTGCCAAGGTCTTGGCGCATCAGGCCAAGGAAAAAGGATTCAAATTTTTGAGTGCTTCCACAGGCGAGGACGGTCTGAAACTGGCTGAAATGTTCTTTCCAGTGGCCATTATACTGGACATGGAACTTCCAGGGGTCAATGGCCACGTGGTGCTGAAAGAACTGAAGAGCACCCCCAACCTGCGGCATATTCCAGTTCACATCATCTCCGCAGAAGAAAAAACCTTGGATCCGATCCGCTCGGGCGCAGTTGAGTATCTCACCAAACCCGTTACAAAAGACCAGTTGGACGATGCATTCGGGCGTATCGAGGACCTGGCAAGCCGGAAAATGAAGAACCTTCTGGTGATCGAGGACAATGACGACCTGCGAAAGGCCATTGTGAAACTGATCGGAAACGGAGATGTGAAAAGCTTTGAGGCTGGAACGGCCAAAGAGGCCTTGGATGTGTTCAGCAAGGAAACCGTAGACTGCATTGTGCTGGACATCGGTCTGCCCGACATGAGCGGTTTTGAACTCATCAAAGAATTAGAGAAACAGTTTGACGGGAGAGTTCCACCGATCATCGTGTATACAGGAAAGGAACTCTCCCGCAAGGAGAATGAAGAACTTCAACAATATGCCGAAACCATCATTGTGAAAGGCGTGAAAAGTGAGGAGCGCCTGTTGGATGAAACGGCACTTTTCCTTCACCGAACGGTGAGAAACCTGCCAGAGAAAACCCAAAAGGTCATCGCAGGTCTGTATGATAAGGAAACCATGTTCAATGGCAAGAAAGTACTGGTGGTTGATGACGACATGAGGAATGTATTTGCCCTAAGCAAGGTTCTGAAGGAAAAAGGACTTGAGATCGTCAAAGCCGAGAACGGTAAGGTAGCATTAGAGGCTTTGGATGGTGAACCTGACATCGACATCGTCCTTATGGACATCATGATGCCTGAAATGGACGGTTATGAGTGCATGCAGGAAATACGCAAACAGAAACGGTTTAAAGACCTACCAATTCTGGCACTAACAGCCAAGGCCATGAAGGAGGACAGACAGAAATGCATAGACGCTGGCGCCAATGACTACATCACCAAACCCGTTGATGTGGAACGGTTGCTGTCGCTGATGCGAATTTGGATCAAACGATAA